The following proteins come from a genomic window of Streptomyces liliiviolaceus:
- a CDS encoding YceI family protein gives MNLFNRGASPRRSATLVEPQRPDGPPDFPQGGQSEPDLRTLTGNWVIDPAHSRIGFSVRHAMVTTVRGAFTDYQSRLFLDGRDPSRSGAEIILSTASVDTGVDQRDSHVSGRDFLDSGTYPHMRFLSTAVKLAAPDVYRMTGDLTIKDRTRPVVLELTYIGYVTDPFGYERVGFDGTTTINRSEWGLTYNTRLAEGGAMVSDKVRLQLDIAAIRTTPQPG, from the coding sequence ATGAATCTTTTTAATCGAGGTGCCTCTCCGCGTCGCTCGGCCACCCTCGTCGAACCGCAACGGCCCGACGGGCCACCCGATTTCCCCCAGGGCGGCCAGTCGGAACCGGACCTGAGAACCCTGACCGGGAACTGGGTCATCGACCCCGCGCACAGCCGGATCGGCTTCTCCGTCCGGCACGCCATGGTCACGACCGTGCGGGGCGCCTTCACGGACTACCAGAGCCGCCTCTTCCTCGACGGCCGCGACCCGTCCCGCTCGGGTGCCGAGATCATCCTGTCCACCGCCAGCGTCGACACGGGCGTGGACCAGCGCGACAGCCATGTGTCCGGCCGTGACTTCCTGGACTCCGGCACCTATCCGCACATGCGCTTCCTCAGCACCGCCGTGAAACTGGCGGCCCCCGACGTCTACCGGATGACCGGCGACCTCACCATCAAGGACAGGACGCGTCCCGTCGTCCTCGAACTCACCTACATCGGCTACGTCACCGACCCGTTCGGCTACGAGCGCGTCGGCTTCGACGGCACCACCACCATCAACCGCTCCGAGTGGGGCCTGACCTACAACACCAGGCTGGCCGAGGGCGGCGCCATGGTGAGCGACAAGGTCCGCCTCCAGCTGGACATCGCGGCCATCCGCACCACCCCGCAGCCCGGCTGA